One genomic segment of Mytilus galloprovincialis chromosome 5, xbMytGall1.hap1.1, whole genome shotgun sequence includes these proteins:
- the LOC143076775 gene encoding protein moonraker-like isoform X1, whose product MLGTCCAGFRPLFLFCFQRSILHSKASVMIPGQNQLLFNLDAHPQPYKSAVQFYHPRAIVLDKGGPMAPDFQHINQRHLNESSQSVTGGMNFSSLSEDRLSLAVKLAQRDLRKKKERSQQRSRSPSPKGKTRIIPGKRYWDKQQAATNKSRQMKIKEHDKNRHPRDARTQTPPRMQQNRAFPATTNSPPSRDTDFKLYPVKRSAPIDQPAKEIERLQREMEGYLQQIQVIEQRVLRDQNVEFLQPSKSRKKDGYLPQEEDAVRKKLRSEETATRAARQMYVLRQQVRQIQQELTKTGTDKTKHTKKSQAMARLAAAHRYAVRTIQAFVTNLPNTDLHSGLPSSYHELALLIRQMSLLSTQLSSDGKSTVQEDLVKMLDRVDELNKAWCVEVTKPPVIETTQEEVTSRRRKSPVSRQLPQPSFRPTPHRGKENKPVKGVLKKPAIKRSNVQKQQVAWNTGTPERKAMLRAGIEALMDTSDVQQGKAGMAWNVPLQEEPVRKPASKTSLILPGRLQNQRIKAQRAVKQVQQHQQQQRSLAWQPQRPALSKQTSKPHYESDPDVHYRDPTLSSSLKALDARDRSLSPYRCDRSFSAPPSPSSERGHSPWIPSGKPKGHQRRSRSQSPYNSYRYLDLDGSDIVKSLFQGGHESRPRTRGGSPDRNLSLSERMVRDAEKKIQARLKPLLQKAEIIAFQQEEKTKTKRRQMADKALASFEDSGDDLTNMILGEVLDDTAKEYQRLERDEHVHREAVTMQDNPTLENIYQRLEQMEMESHNIRRRWATVHFEDVKLTTKVINNPIAPFAMEISKSKGPVIQEKPIEYNKDNSDVPIIFTKTKGLTLVKNRVLELDDLIGVESDRQAPPTFISLSDEVMRGIYSSQEAFDRHLKKTSHHPLGRFDPWVLAEEVSNLILEECLKDIAGELEDTNDAIMNQVCKAEFMVGNVSQDVESLPETKTTTYETDQAKITTYETGPISSPNRLSPVHRELLSPHRLSPLHREMVSQHQDDSVSFNVDEQYSEDAFEEDDSEENEDVTDDVDEDDDDDDDEN is encoded by the exons ctaTTTTACACAGTAAAGCATCAGTGATGATTCCAGGACAGAACCAGTTACTGTTTAATCTAGATGCACATCCTCAACCTTACAAATCTGCAGTCCAGTTTTATCATCCCAGAGCAATAGTATTGGACAAAGGGGGACCAATGGCACCAGACTTTCAG cataTTAACCAGCGTCATCTCAATGAAAGTTCTCAATCAGTAACTGGAGGGATGAATTTCTCATCATTATCTGAAGATCGTTTATCATTAGCTGTAAAACTAGCCCAGAGAGATTTAAGGAAAAAGAAGGAAAGAAGTCAACAGCGAAGTCGATCACCTTCTCCAAAGGGAAAAACCAGAATTATTCCTGGGAAAAGATACTGGGACAAACAGCAGGCAGCAACAAATAAATCACGGCAAATGAAGATAAAAGAACATGATAAAAATCGTCATCCAAGAGATGCTAGAACACAAACACCTCCCAGAATGCAACAAAATAGAGCATTTCCTG CAACAACAAATTCACCTCCTTCTAGAGATACAGATTTTAAGTTGTATCCTGTCAAACGATCAGCACCAATAGATCAGCCAGCTAAAGAGATAGAGAGATTACAAAGAGAGATGGAGGGCTATTTACAACAAATTCAGGTCATTGAGCAGAGAGTTCTTAGAG ATCAAAATGTAGAATTTCTCCAGCCTTCAAAAAGTCGTAAAAAAGATGGATACTTGCCACAGGAAGAAGATGCAGTGAGAAAGAAATTACGATCAGAGGAAACAGCTACTCGTGCTGCCAGACAGATGTACGTGCTCCGTCAACAAGTTCGACAGATACAGCAGGAACTAACAAAGACAGGCACCGATAAAACTAAACACACGAAAAAG AGTCAAGCCATGGCAAGACTAGCAGCAGCACATCGTTATGCAGTGAGAACTATCCAGGCATTTGTAACCAACCTACCCAACACAGATTTACACAGTGGTCTCCCCTCTTCATACCATGAGTTAGCTCTTTTGATCCGCCAGATGTCACTACTCAGTACACAGCTCAGTAGTGATGGGAAATCAACAGTACAAGAAGACCTAGTTAAAATGTTGGACAGAGTAGAT GAGCTGAATAAAGCATGGTGTGTAGAGGTCACCAAGCCACCTGTTATTGAGACAACACAAGAAGAGGTTACCAGTAGAAGAAGGAAGTCACCTGTATCCCGACAACTACCTCAGCCTTCCTTCAGACCAACTCCACATAGAGGGAAGGAAAATAAACCTGTCaaag GTGTTTTAAAGAAGCCAGCTATTAAAAGAAGTAATGTACAAAAACAGCAAG TTGCCTGGAATACAGGAACTCCAGAGAGAAAGGCAATGCTGAGGGCAGGTATAGAGGCCTTGATGGATACCAGTGATGTCCAGCAGGGCAAAGCAGGAATGGCATGGAATGTGCCACTACAAGAGGAACCAGTTAGGAAACCAGCATCTAAAACAAGTCTGATATTACCAGGAAGATTACAG aatcagCGAATTAAAGCTCAGAGAGCTGTTAAACAAGTTCAACAGCATCAGCAACAGCAGAGATCATTGGCATGGCAACCACAGAGACCAGCACTGTCCAAGCAGACGTCAAAGCCTCATTATGAATCAGACCCAGATGTACATTACAGAGACCCAACACTGTCATCAAGTTTGAAGGCTTTGGACGCTAGAGATAGATCTTTGTCACCATATAGATGTGATAGGTCATTCTCAGCTCCACCATCTCCAAG CTCAGAGAGAGGTCACAGCCCATGGATACCAAGTGGTAAACCTAAGGGTCACCAgaggaggtcaaggtcacagaGTCCTTACAATTCATACAGATATTTAGATCTTGATGGCAGTGATATAGTTAA gTCACTTTTCCAAGGAGGTCAT gaaagtagacCAAGAACAAGAGGAGGATCACCAGATAG AAATCTCAGTTTATCAGAGAGAATGGTGAGAGATGCTGAAAAGAAAATACAAGCTAGACTGAAGCCACTTTTACAAAAGGCAGAG ataatAGCTTTTCAACAAGAAGAGAAAACCAAAACAAAGAGGAGGCAAATGGCTGATAAAGCTCTAGCTAGT tttgaGGACAGTGGTGATGATTTGACTAACATGATACTGGGTGAAGTACTGGATGATACAGCCAAAGAATATCAGAGGTTAGAGAGAGACGAACATGTCCATAGAGAGGCTGTCACCATGCAGGATAATCCAACGTTAGAAAATATATACCAGAGATTAGAACAAATGGAG ATGGAATCACACAATATCAGAAGAAGATGGGCTACAGTACACTTTGAAGATGTTAAACTTACAACAAAAG TTATCAATAATCCAATTGCACCATTTGCCATGGAAATATCTAAATCAAAGGGACCTGTTATACAAGAAAAACCGAT AGAATACAACAAAGATAATTCAGATGTACCTATCATATTCACAAAAACAAAGGGACTGACATTAGTCAAAAATAGAGTCTTGGAATTAGATGATCTGATAGGGGTGGAGTCAGATAGACAAGCTCCTCCCACCTTTATATCACTTTCTGATGAGGTGATGCGAGGCATCTACAGCAGCCAGGAAGCATTTGACAGACATTTGAAGAAGACGTCTCATCATCCTTTAGGAAGATTTGATCCCTGGGTATTGGCTGAAGA GGTCTCAAACTTAATATTAGAGGAGTGTTTAAAAGACATTGCTGGTGAATTGGAGGACACAAACGATGCCATTATGAACCAAGTATGTAAGGCAGAATTTATGGTTGGTAACGTCAGTCAAGACGTAGAATCTCTTCCAGAAACAAAAACAACCACATATGAAACTGACCAGGCAAAAATTACTACTTATGAAACGGGACCAATATCATCACCTAATAGACTATCTCCTGTACACAGAGAACTTCTGTCACCGCatagattatctcccttacatagAGAAATGGTTAGTCAACATCAAGACGATTCTGTTTCATTTAATGTTGATGAACAGTATAGCGAAGACGCATTTGAGGAAGATGATAGCGAAGAAAATGAAGATGTTACTGATGATGTTGACGaagatgatgacgatgatgatgatgaaaattga
- the LOC143076775 gene encoding protein moonraker-like isoform X2, with amino-acid sequence MYSSNNAILHSKASVMIPGQNQLLFNLDAHPQPYKSAVQFYHPRAIVLDKGGPMAPDFQHINQRHLNESSQSVTGGMNFSSLSEDRLSLAVKLAQRDLRKKKERSQQRSRSPSPKGKTRIIPGKRYWDKQQAATNKSRQMKIKEHDKNRHPRDARTQTPPRMQQNRAFPATTNSPPSRDTDFKLYPVKRSAPIDQPAKEIERLQREMEGYLQQIQVIEQRVLRDQNVEFLQPSKSRKKDGYLPQEEDAVRKKLRSEETATRAARQMYVLRQQVRQIQQELTKTGTDKTKHTKKSQAMARLAAAHRYAVRTIQAFVTNLPNTDLHSGLPSSYHELALLIRQMSLLSTQLSSDGKSTVQEDLVKMLDRVDELNKAWCVEVTKPPVIETTQEEVTSRRRKSPVSRQLPQPSFRPTPHRGKENKPVKGVLKKPAIKRSNVQKQQVAWNTGTPERKAMLRAGIEALMDTSDVQQGKAGMAWNVPLQEEPVRKPASKTSLILPGRLQNQRIKAQRAVKQVQQHQQQQRSLAWQPQRPALSKQTSKPHYESDPDVHYRDPTLSSSLKALDARDRSLSPYRCDRSFSAPPSPSSERGHSPWIPSGKPKGHQRRSRSQSPYNSYRYLDLDGSDIVKSLFQGGHESRPRTRGGSPDRNLSLSERMVRDAEKKIQARLKPLLQKAEIIAFQQEEKTKTKRRQMADKALASFEDSGDDLTNMILGEVLDDTAKEYQRLERDEHVHREAVTMQDNPTLENIYQRLEQMEMESHNIRRRWATVHFEDVKLTTKVINNPIAPFAMEISKSKGPVIQEKPIEYNKDNSDVPIIFTKTKGLTLVKNRVLELDDLIGVESDRQAPPTFISLSDEVMRGIYSSQEAFDRHLKKTSHHPLGRFDPWVLAEEVSNLILEECLKDIAGELEDTNDAIMNQVCKAEFMVGNVSQDVESLPETKTTTYETDQAKITTYETGPISSPNRLSPVHRELLSPHRLSPLHREMVSQHQDDSVSFNVDEQYSEDAFEEDDSEENEDVTDDVDEDDDDDDDEN; translated from the exons ctaTTTTACACAGTAAAGCATCAGTGATGATTCCAGGACAGAACCAGTTACTGTTTAATCTAGATGCACATCCTCAACCTTACAAATCTGCAGTCCAGTTTTATCATCCCAGAGCAATAGTATTGGACAAAGGGGGACCAATGGCACCAGACTTTCAG cataTTAACCAGCGTCATCTCAATGAAAGTTCTCAATCAGTAACTGGAGGGATGAATTTCTCATCATTATCTGAAGATCGTTTATCATTAGCTGTAAAACTAGCCCAGAGAGATTTAAGGAAAAAGAAGGAAAGAAGTCAACAGCGAAGTCGATCACCTTCTCCAAAGGGAAAAACCAGAATTATTCCTGGGAAAAGATACTGGGACAAACAGCAGGCAGCAACAAATAAATCACGGCAAATGAAGATAAAAGAACATGATAAAAATCGTCATCCAAGAGATGCTAGAACACAAACACCTCCCAGAATGCAACAAAATAGAGCATTTCCTG CAACAACAAATTCACCTCCTTCTAGAGATACAGATTTTAAGTTGTATCCTGTCAAACGATCAGCACCAATAGATCAGCCAGCTAAAGAGATAGAGAGATTACAAAGAGAGATGGAGGGCTATTTACAACAAATTCAGGTCATTGAGCAGAGAGTTCTTAGAG ATCAAAATGTAGAATTTCTCCAGCCTTCAAAAAGTCGTAAAAAAGATGGATACTTGCCACAGGAAGAAGATGCAGTGAGAAAGAAATTACGATCAGAGGAAACAGCTACTCGTGCTGCCAGACAGATGTACGTGCTCCGTCAACAAGTTCGACAGATACAGCAGGAACTAACAAAGACAGGCACCGATAAAACTAAACACACGAAAAAG AGTCAAGCCATGGCAAGACTAGCAGCAGCACATCGTTATGCAGTGAGAACTATCCAGGCATTTGTAACCAACCTACCCAACACAGATTTACACAGTGGTCTCCCCTCTTCATACCATGAGTTAGCTCTTTTGATCCGCCAGATGTCACTACTCAGTACACAGCTCAGTAGTGATGGGAAATCAACAGTACAAGAAGACCTAGTTAAAATGTTGGACAGAGTAGAT GAGCTGAATAAAGCATGGTGTGTAGAGGTCACCAAGCCACCTGTTATTGAGACAACACAAGAAGAGGTTACCAGTAGAAGAAGGAAGTCACCTGTATCCCGACAACTACCTCAGCCTTCCTTCAGACCAACTCCACATAGAGGGAAGGAAAATAAACCTGTCaaag GTGTTTTAAAGAAGCCAGCTATTAAAAGAAGTAATGTACAAAAACAGCAAG TTGCCTGGAATACAGGAACTCCAGAGAGAAAGGCAATGCTGAGGGCAGGTATAGAGGCCTTGATGGATACCAGTGATGTCCAGCAGGGCAAAGCAGGAATGGCATGGAATGTGCCACTACAAGAGGAACCAGTTAGGAAACCAGCATCTAAAACAAGTCTGATATTACCAGGAAGATTACAG aatcagCGAATTAAAGCTCAGAGAGCTGTTAAACAAGTTCAACAGCATCAGCAACAGCAGAGATCATTGGCATGGCAACCACAGAGACCAGCACTGTCCAAGCAGACGTCAAAGCCTCATTATGAATCAGACCCAGATGTACATTACAGAGACCCAACACTGTCATCAAGTTTGAAGGCTTTGGACGCTAGAGATAGATCTTTGTCACCATATAGATGTGATAGGTCATTCTCAGCTCCACCATCTCCAAG CTCAGAGAGAGGTCACAGCCCATGGATACCAAGTGGTAAACCTAAGGGTCACCAgaggaggtcaaggtcacagaGTCCTTACAATTCATACAGATATTTAGATCTTGATGGCAGTGATATAGTTAA gTCACTTTTCCAAGGAGGTCAT gaaagtagacCAAGAACAAGAGGAGGATCACCAGATAG AAATCTCAGTTTATCAGAGAGAATGGTGAGAGATGCTGAAAAGAAAATACAAGCTAGACTGAAGCCACTTTTACAAAAGGCAGAG ataatAGCTTTTCAACAAGAAGAGAAAACCAAAACAAAGAGGAGGCAAATGGCTGATAAAGCTCTAGCTAGT tttgaGGACAGTGGTGATGATTTGACTAACATGATACTGGGTGAAGTACTGGATGATACAGCCAAAGAATATCAGAGGTTAGAGAGAGACGAACATGTCCATAGAGAGGCTGTCACCATGCAGGATAATCCAACGTTAGAAAATATATACCAGAGATTAGAACAAATGGAG ATGGAATCACACAATATCAGAAGAAGATGGGCTACAGTACACTTTGAAGATGTTAAACTTACAACAAAAG TTATCAATAATCCAATTGCACCATTTGCCATGGAAATATCTAAATCAAAGGGACCTGTTATACAAGAAAAACCGAT AGAATACAACAAAGATAATTCAGATGTACCTATCATATTCACAAAAACAAAGGGACTGACATTAGTCAAAAATAGAGTCTTGGAATTAGATGATCTGATAGGGGTGGAGTCAGATAGACAAGCTCCTCCCACCTTTATATCACTTTCTGATGAGGTGATGCGAGGCATCTACAGCAGCCAGGAAGCATTTGACAGACATTTGAAGAAGACGTCTCATCATCCTTTAGGAAGATTTGATCCCTGGGTATTGGCTGAAGA GGTCTCAAACTTAATATTAGAGGAGTGTTTAAAAGACATTGCTGGTGAATTGGAGGACACAAACGATGCCATTATGAACCAAGTATGTAAGGCAGAATTTATGGTTGGTAACGTCAGTCAAGACGTAGAATCTCTTCCAGAAACAAAAACAACCACATATGAAACTGACCAGGCAAAAATTACTACTTATGAAACGGGACCAATATCATCACCTAATAGACTATCTCCTGTACACAGAGAACTTCTGTCACCGCatagattatctcccttacatagAGAAATGGTTAGTCAACATCAAGACGATTCTGTTTCATTTAATGTTGATGAACAGTATAGCGAAGACGCATTTGAGGAAGATGATAGCGAAGAAAATGAAGATGTTACTGATGATGTTGACGaagatgatgacgatgatgatgatgaaaattga
- the LOC143076775 gene encoding protein moonraker-like isoform X3, translating into MIPGQNQLLFNLDAHPQPYKSAVQFYHPRAIVLDKGGPMAPDFQHINQRHLNESSQSVTGGMNFSSLSEDRLSLAVKLAQRDLRKKKERSQQRSRSPSPKGKTRIIPGKRYWDKQQAATNKSRQMKIKEHDKNRHPRDARTQTPPRMQQNRAFPATTNSPPSRDTDFKLYPVKRSAPIDQPAKEIERLQREMEGYLQQIQVIEQRVLRDQNVEFLQPSKSRKKDGYLPQEEDAVRKKLRSEETATRAARQMYVLRQQVRQIQQELTKTGTDKTKHTKKSQAMARLAAAHRYAVRTIQAFVTNLPNTDLHSGLPSSYHELALLIRQMSLLSTQLSSDGKSTVQEDLVKMLDRVDELNKAWCVEVTKPPVIETTQEEVTSRRRKSPVSRQLPQPSFRPTPHRGKENKPVKGVLKKPAIKRSNVQKQQVAWNTGTPERKAMLRAGIEALMDTSDVQQGKAGMAWNVPLQEEPVRKPASKTSLILPGRLQNQRIKAQRAVKQVQQHQQQQRSLAWQPQRPALSKQTSKPHYESDPDVHYRDPTLSSSLKALDARDRSLSPYRCDRSFSAPPSPSSERGHSPWIPSGKPKGHQRRSRSQSPYNSYRYLDLDGSDIVKSLFQGGHESRPRTRGGSPDRNLSLSERMVRDAEKKIQARLKPLLQKAEIIAFQQEEKTKTKRRQMADKALASFEDSGDDLTNMILGEVLDDTAKEYQRLERDEHVHREAVTMQDNPTLENIYQRLEQMEMESHNIRRRWATVHFEDVKLTTKVINNPIAPFAMEISKSKGPVIQEKPIEYNKDNSDVPIIFTKTKGLTLVKNRVLELDDLIGVESDRQAPPTFISLSDEVMRGIYSSQEAFDRHLKKTSHHPLGRFDPWVLAEEVSNLILEECLKDIAGELEDTNDAIMNQVCKAEFMVGNVSQDVESLPETKTTTYETDQAKITTYETGPISSPNRLSPVHRELLSPHRLSPLHREMVSQHQDDSVSFNVDEQYSEDAFEEDDSEENEDVTDDVDEDDDDDDDEN; encoded by the exons ATGATTCCAGGACAGAACCAGTTACTGTTTAATCTAGATGCACATCCTCAACCTTACAAATCTGCAGTCCAGTTTTATCATCCCAGAGCAATAGTATTGGACAAAGGGGGACCAATGGCACCAGACTTTCAG cataTTAACCAGCGTCATCTCAATGAAAGTTCTCAATCAGTAACTGGAGGGATGAATTTCTCATCATTATCTGAAGATCGTTTATCATTAGCTGTAAAACTAGCCCAGAGAGATTTAAGGAAAAAGAAGGAAAGAAGTCAACAGCGAAGTCGATCACCTTCTCCAAAGGGAAAAACCAGAATTATTCCTGGGAAAAGATACTGGGACAAACAGCAGGCAGCAACAAATAAATCACGGCAAATGAAGATAAAAGAACATGATAAAAATCGTCATCCAAGAGATGCTAGAACACAAACACCTCCCAGAATGCAACAAAATAGAGCATTTCCTG CAACAACAAATTCACCTCCTTCTAGAGATACAGATTTTAAGTTGTATCCTGTCAAACGATCAGCACCAATAGATCAGCCAGCTAAAGAGATAGAGAGATTACAAAGAGAGATGGAGGGCTATTTACAACAAATTCAGGTCATTGAGCAGAGAGTTCTTAGAG ATCAAAATGTAGAATTTCTCCAGCCTTCAAAAAGTCGTAAAAAAGATGGATACTTGCCACAGGAAGAAGATGCAGTGAGAAAGAAATTACGATCAGAGGAAACAGCTACTCGTGCTGCCAGACAGATGTACGTGCTCCGTCAACAAGTTCGACAGATACAGCAGGAACTAACAAAGACAGGCACCGATAAAACTAAACACACGAAAAAG AGTCAAGCCATGGCAAGACTAGCAGCAGCACATCGTTATGCAGTGAGAACTATCCAGGCATTTGTAACCAACCTACCCAACACAGATTTACACAGTGGTCTCCCCTCTTCATACCATGAGTTAGCTCTTTTGATCCGCCAGATGTCACTACTCAGTACACAGCTCAGTAGTGATGGGAAATCAACAGTACAAGAAGACCTAGTTAAAATGTTGGACAGAGTAGAT GAGCTGAATAAAGCATGGTGTGTAGAGGTCACCAAGCCACCTGTTATTGAGACAACACAAGAAGAGGTTACCAGTAGAAGAAGGAAGTCACCTGTATCCCGACAACTACCTCAGCCTTCCTTCAGACCAACTCCACATAGAGGGAAGGAAAATAAACCTGTCaaag GTGTTTTAAAGAAGCCAGCTATTAAAAGAAGTAATGTACAAAAACAGCAAG TTGCCTGGAATACAGGAACTCCAGAGAGAAAGGCAATGCTGAGGGCAGGTATAGAGGCCTTGATGGATACCAGTGATGTCCAGCAGGGCAAAGCAGGAATGGCATGGAATGTGCCACTACAAGAGGAACCAGTTAGGAAACCAGCATCTAAAACAAGTCTGATATTACCAGGAAGATTACAG aatcagCGAATTAAAGCTCAGAGAGCTGTTAAACAAGTTCAACAGCATCAGCAACAGCAGAGATCATTGGCATGGCAACCACAGAGACCAGCACTGTCCAAGCAGACGTCAAAGCCTCATTATGAATCAGACCCAGATGTACATTACAGAGACCCAACACTGTCATCAAGTTTGAAGGCTTTGGACGCTAGAGATAGATCTTTGTCACCATATAGATGTGATAGGTCATTCTCAGCTCCACCATCTCCAAG CTCAGAGAGAGGTCACAGCCCATGGATACCAAGTGGTAAACCTAAGGGTCACCAgaggaggtcaaggtcacagaGTCCTTACAATTCATACAGATATTTAGATCTTGATGGCAGTGATATAGTTAA gTCACTTTTCCAAGGAGGTCAT gaaagtagacCAAGAACAAGAGGAGGATCACCAGATAG AAATCTCAGTTTATCAGAGAGAATGGTGAGAGATGCTGAAAAGAAAATACAAGCTAGACTGAAGCCACTTTTACAAAAGGCAGAG ataatAGCTTTTCAACAAGAAGAGAAAACCAAAACAAAGAGGAGGCAAATGGCTGATAAAGCTCTAGCTAGT tttgaGGACAGTGGTGATGATTTGACTAACATGATACTGGGTGAAGTACTGGATGATACAGCCAAAGAATATCAGAGGTTAGAGAGAGACGAACATGTCCATAGAGAGGCTGTCACCATGCAGGATAATCCAACGTTAGAAAATATATACCAGAGATTAGAACAAATGGAG ATGGAATCACACAATATCAGAAGAAGATGGGCTACAGTACACTTTGAAGATGTTAAACTTACAACAAAAG TTATCAATAATCCAATTGCACCATTTGCCATGGAAATATCTAAATCAAAGGGACCTGTTATACAAGAAAAACCGAT AGAATACAACAAAGATAATTCAGATGTACCTATCATATTCACAAAAACAAAGGGACTGACATTAGTCAAAAATAGAGTCTTGGAATTAGATGATCTGATAGGGGTGGAGTCAGATAGACAAGCTCCTCCCACCTTTATATCACTTTCTGATGAGGTGATGCGAGGCATCTACAGCAGCCAGGAAGCATTTGACAGACATTTGAAGAAGACGTCTCATCATCCTTTAGGAAGATTTGATCCCTGGGTATTGGCTGAAGA GGTCTCAAACTTAATATTAGAGGAGTGTTTAAAAGACATTGCTGGTGAATTGGAGGACACAAACGATGCCATTATGAACCAAGTATGTAAGGCAGAATTTATGGTTGGTAACGTCAGTCAAGACGTAGAATCTCTTCCAGAAACAAAAACAACCACATATGAAACTGACCAGGCAAAAATTACTACTTATGAAACGGGACCAATATCATCACCTAATAGACTATCTCCTGTACACAGAGAACTTCTGTCACCGCatagattatctcccttacatagAGAAATGGTTAGTCAACATCAAGACGATTCTGTTTCATTTAATGTTGATGAACAGTATAGCGAAGACGCATTTGAGGAAGATGATAGCGAAGAAAATGAAGATGTTACTGATGATGTTGACGaagatgatgacgatgatgatgatgaaaattga